The window GACATCGCGAAGGCGAACAAGGGCGCCTGCCTGTGGATTCCGCCGGTGCCGGCCGAGGAAGCGCCCGTGGCCTGATCCGGCGGAAGCGGGCTGCAGGGCGGATCAGGCTTTACGCCATCCGCCGTGCGGAATGCGCGCTCAGAGGATCAGCCGTCCGCCCGGCAGACTTCCGGCCTTCTCGAGCCGCGTGACAGTGGGACCGAGGTCGAGGCCGGTCTTGTCCTTCAACGCCCGTGCGCGCTCGCGCAACTCCGTTACGGGAAGGTCGACCTGTTCGCCTTCGGCCCCGAAGGCGACGACGTTGCCGCTGTCGCAGGACGGAAAGGCGATTGCGCGGTCGTCGAAGGCCGTGATGATGCGCTCGACGCTGGTGCGGAAGCCGCGCGAACGGCCGAAGAGATTCACCGAGAGCAGGCCCTGTTCGGACAGCCTGGTGCGGGCCGCCGCGTAGAACGGCGCGGTGTCGAGTGCGCCGGCGCGGGCGTTGCGATCGAAGCCGTCGACCAGGATCAGGTCGAACTTGCGCTCAGTTTCCATCACGTAGCGCACGCCGTCACCGACGTGGATCGCGAGCCGTTCGTCCTCGTCCGGCAGCTTGAAGAACTGGCGCGCGGCAGCGACGACACGCGGTTCGATCTCGACGACCTGGACGCGGGTCTGCGGGCAATGGTGGTGCAGGAAACGCGTCAGCGATGCCGCGCCGAGGCCGATCACGAGGGCCGTGCGCGGCCACTCTTCGGCGTCGCGCAGCAGCAGGCCGGCCATCATTTCACGCGTGTAGGCGAGTTCCAGCGCGTTGGGACGCCGGATGCGCATGGCGCCCTGGACCCACTCCGATCCGAAGTGGAGGTAGCGGACCCCGCCGTCCTCGCTGATGTCGATCGGGGTGCTCATGCCGTCATCCGTTTCAGCGCATAGAGGTGTTCGAGCGCCTCGCGCGGGCTGAGGCTGTCGGGGTCGAGTTCGGCGAGCGCGGTCAGGGCCGGGTGCGACAGCGGTTCGCCCTCCGGTTCGGGCAACGCGGCGAAGAGGTCGGCCTGCGGGCCGGCGCCGACTTCGCGGTTTTCCAGCGCCCGCAGGCGGCGCTTGGCGTCGCGGACCACCGAGCCGGGGATGCCGGCGAGGGCCGCGACCTCGATCCCGTAGCTCTGGCTCGCGGGCCCTTCCTCGACGGCATGCAGGAAGACGATGCGGTGCGCGTGCTCAACCGCGTCGAGATGCACGTTCGCGCACTCGGGGTAGTCGGCGTTGAGGCGCGTGAGCTCGAAGTAATGGGTCGAGAAGAGCGTCAGGCAGCGGTTCTTTTCGAGCAGATGGCGCGCGATCGCGAAGGCCAGCGCGAGACCGTCGAAAGTCGAGGTGCCGCGGCCGATCTCGTCCATCAGCACGAGGCTCTGGTCCGTGGCGCCGTGCAGGATCGCGGAGGCTTCGGTCATCTCGACCATGAAAGTCGAACGGCCCGACGCGAGGTCGTCGGAGGCGCCGATGCGCGTGAAGATCGCGTCGAGCGGACCGATGCGCGCCGCCTGCGCGGGCACGAAGGCGCCGACGTGGGCGAGCAGGGCGATCAGCGCGACCTGCCGCATGAAGGTCGATTTGCCGCCCATGTTGGGGCCGGTGATCATCAGCATGCGCCGGGTCGGCGCGAGGCTGCAGTCGTTGGCGATGAAGTTCTCGACCTGGCGCTCGACCACCGGGTGACGGCCGCCGATGATGTCCATGCCCGGCTGGTCCGAGAACTGCGGGCGGACGTAGCTGTAGCGCACGGCGGCCTCGCCGAAGGCGCCGAGGCCGTCGAGGCAGGCCAGCGCGCGCGCGATGTGCTGCAGCGTCGGGATGTGGGCGGCGAGGTCTTCGAGCAGGGCCTCGTAGAGCATCTTCTCGCGCGCGAGGGCGCGCTCCTGCGCCGACAGCGCCTTGTCCTCGAAGGCCTTCAGCTCGGGGGTGATGTAGCGTTCGGCGTTCTTCAGCGTCTGCCGGCGGCGGTAATCGTCGGGAACCTTGGCGGCGTTCGCGTGGCTGACTTCGATGTAGAAGCCATGCACCTTGTTGAACTCCACCTTCAGGTTCGCGATGCCACTGCGTTCGCGCTCGCGCACCTCGAGCGCCATCAGGAACTCGCCGCAGTTGGTCTGGATGCCGCGCAGGTCGTCGAGCTCGGCGTCGAAGCCGGTGGCGATCACGCCGCCGTCGCGCACCGCCGCGGCAGGCTCCGGCGCGACCGCGCGCACGAGGAGATCGAGGGCGGCTTCCGGCACGCCGAGCGCGGCCACGAGCTGGGCGAGCAGGGCGAGCAGGGCGGACTTCGAAGCGCGTCGTGCAGTTCGGGCAGGCGCGCGAGGCTGTCGCGCAGGGCGGCAAGATCTCGCGGGCGGGCGCTGCGCAGCGCAATGCGCGCGGTGATGCGATCGACGTCCGCAACGCCGCGGAGCGCCT is drawn from Azoarcus sp. DN11 and contains these coding sequences:
- a CDS encoding fused MFS/spermidine synthase; its protein translation is MSTPIDISEDGGVRYLHFGSEWVQGAMRIRRPNALELAYTREMMAGLLLRDAEEWPRTALVIGLGAASLTRFLHHHCPQTRVQVVEIEPRVVAAARQFFKLPDEDERLAIHVGDGVRYVMETERKFDLILVDGFDRNARAGALDTAPFYAAARTRLSEQGLLSVNLFGRSRGFRTSVERIITAFDDRAIAFPSCDSGNVVAFGAEGEQVDLPVTELRERARALKDKTGLDLGPTVTRLEKAGSLPGGRLIL